The following proteins are co-located in the Mus caroli chromosome 7, CAROLI_EIJ_v1.1, whole genome shotgun sequence genome:
- the LOC110298026 gene encoding interferon-induced very large GTPase 1-like, with protein MATTNCIPDEPQLRSRRNDDLQEVLNDVGLSVDYWLPKLQEDLGVTSAQALQYLDKRDLQKLKSQTQHTWEKKALEKLLELSQPNSVAELQETPGEMIKNRQRQAGQALQALRALQSEGKHREEEAVRKKEAELRQAMEIPEECWPMAEVSLKDITEIMERYLSHMEQTLAHSPNLSDGDLVRWASGGLALQGIYKTSHQRSLIQKREELLSVPKQFSLVGPEHGTWIEKKEFSSFQEQAIFTQTIKTMGFSPNSLVKGEGWGLSLEAGMGQNRQAESEDIHQFHSEQTYFCSARFSYIPLATCHFHINDLQLSKAALQELKSIEELLEQTTHKDGQPLLRHRAENFFHRFGSHANQGPLHLGGIYCWKAISEGFKSEHLADVKQQTKEILDIYIRGSYSGFGVKVGASVNMADTHSKKASYSTTHQNFQTKVQLSVAKIGGPAEADGIAQWTAGLVTSNQTWSVIDRGLQLVPIWDIILSSHRTDFKNALQVANCLKDNYTALTGLPAQIQEGEEFLTAKKEAKLFLEDIKCWEVSDPEEQLSKLVDFMQTLSQKIKGYNIWINTCLTDWDLQNFLINTVKFCKTSPTYKTQFIKSQLCSLLEPHVYKVTNFPQAQSIIQWINQSESGEEQVKITSFSEFIKTLKKTHKYLMEVNFKNEAPETVEEAERTATYEVTTALSSFLTYLRETEQPDMQLLLLSIAVGAGYQLVNSIFQHLLGCDELNFLLDQMQSNQHKYQELKNICNYRAQAFLVLTALRTTVEITDISTEEKRQRLTLIKQHMGTLLSEEVAHVLTKHGEHHDWESLENDLRLLIEGDYKATTHSLQMDEVKKQLQSLCHEKKQTYKQQCNENKTKEMIENRPFLDLLQRLGLDNYYPKRMSRADFHLIYKTSVYNSQPRSEKELPFYFLQKLLMLDYGLRHLVLNDDESIKKQISIGSSNHENEDFDPYGDVIKDNDSSSYPSATESWPHIHPMDIQMAIFHCADDLTRQYILSKLSICQYSLPLVVPNPNTSQVEFCLWSLRQIRKSWQNASKSPQDKSYSHRNQQMCRVSTPIVSFIRVGNGLSASKSQIMNSLLSKRKHDVFFHRHCRGSNKHCVLMGGVVEICWFCPAGQGEDMFDKCLMFTNLHGDAKEHSQQLSFLQDVSSLIVILMSASDNNKENQKLVRHLCQSSTPLICLIDDKEKAIANTSGKRMRIGIKNRNEAELTEELTNAIKHFLVLSNTALSLEDCSQTAREQGFLIDEDQRDCKEAKEKAQTIMALLEEYKLSQTKENLLPLQGQLWHLWCKKDKEFYHLREKGNRSIEQHKSEIETEKRIIRRQQLEKAFPLNDLMRSVLELLQDYSETHNKLYFLQWLTLFFDNLTIEHLEKLHEKQRSLWLTVQTEKQKAQKSNSLTLWQKQIEAISIEIHDCTLGIEHLLREVGQIYEALEETSSSRDSLFLCLPQIAADLMIAGVPIELMDGDASYVPLKWVAAIFDKISEKVGDKRLFVLSILGLQSSGKSTLLNALFGLQFTVSAGRCTKGAYMQLLKVEEIFTEELGFDYVLVVDTEGLRAPELNNKSQNWDNELATFVIGLGNLTLINIFGENPSEMQDILQIAVQAFLRMKQVKISPSCLFIHQNVGEVTAKDQNMEGRRCLEQRLDEMAVTAAEQEECSNVSHFNDVIKFDVNNHVYYFAHLWDGNPPMAPPNPRYSHNVQELKNRIILTAKQEPRGSIMRISDVKFRVQDLWKALVNENFIFSFRNTREIMAMSKLETMYNHWTWELRSHMLDFQNQLVNQIQNGKVQALKTSIFEAPVTEKYIAIKQELEKYFSEDPDNEILVQWKSNFENKLTILKEALISDTRRKANELIHLKKNQERLDKKKSSYENELLERSRKLALTVKGKELNEEELYEKFNPLWKKWVCDVSLDLPPVIEPDIDTDSENILWEYFQKEINMVDILMRYSEDKFQINYDEHVKMNKKYNFMTRTLKVCDRESINMTTENIITRFNKTINNIHKQQGDYNISYFHEILRIIEEEVKAAHTEERYTFTSKYFIDLSLCLFQRASKSFKEMHKAFKRANDPVNYLERKKDDFFMSFKISCQGATSIKTFVDFLWHKLTPAISATIRGKMVIKIAGDMRSSCPEFNGNRTNLEKHILISLAEEENFDNYWQYLHHTKSFFSRYIENHIKQYCLDEGSKKIKTFLKISLGDIKNAILSAIHESTAVAKDKGSTASGWLDLFCDHLGSNLIFPRRDLVSIEHQEITDTEFLKEAMSKALDPAMRKVEEDCSGKPMDEIIPDIEKILSEHLCGCWKQCPLCNAICTNTIPQHEGDHSVPFHRPQAVSGWHKHKTDHFVIDCCTSSVASDRFMLLGNNREIPYKNYRQAGGDYATWSITPDLSTQSYWKWFVSHFRSKLEEKYQKKFKDTGEIPEAWAKITKEDVLNDLKEQ; from the coding sequence ATGGCAACAACAAACTGCATTCCTGATGAGCCTCAGCTAAGAAGCAGAAGGAATGATGATCTCCAGGAGGTGCTGAATGATGTGGGACTGTCTGTTGACTACTGGCTACCTAAGCTTCAGGAAGATCTGGGTGTGACCTCTGCCCAGGCCTTACAATATTTAGACAAAAGAGACCTCCAGAAGCTGAAGTCGCAGACACAGCACACTTGGGAGAAAAAGGCTCTGGAGAAGCTGCTAGAACTCTCACAGCCAAATAGTGTTGCAGAGCTGCAGGAGACTCCAGGGGAGATGATAAagaacaggcagaggcaggcaggacaggCACTGCAGGCTCTGAGAGCCTTGCAGTCAGAAGGGAAGCACAGAGAAGAAGAGGCAGTGAGGAAAAAAGAAGCAGAGCTAAGACAGGCAATGGAGATCCCTGAGGAGTGCTGGCCAATGGCTGAAGTGTCCCTAAAAGACATCACTGAAATaatggagagatatctcagtcaCATGGAACAGACCCTGGCTCACAGTCCAAACCTCTCAGATGGAGACCTGGTAAGATGGGCATCTGGAGGGCTGGCCCTGCAGGGAATTTATAAGACCAGTCACCAAAGAAGTCTGattcagaagagagaagagctACTCAGTGTCCCTAAGCAGTTCTCACTTGTTGGTCCAGAACATGGCACATGGatagaaaaaaaggaattttcatCTTTTCAAGAACAAGCCATATTTACACAGACTATAAAGACAATGGGTTTCAGTCCAAACTCCTTGGTTAAAGGTGAAGGTTGGGGACTTAGTCTAGAAGCTGGTATGGGTCAAAACAGACAGGCAGAATCTGAGGATATCCACCAATTCCATTCAGAGCAAACTTATTTCTGCTCAGCCAGGTTCAGCTACATCCCATTGGCCACCTGCCATTTTCACATCAATGATCTTCAACTCTCCAAGGCTGCTCTCCAGGAACTAAAAAGTATTGAAGAACTCCTGGAGCAGACTACACACAAAGATGGACAACCCTTACTAAGGCACAGGGCTGAAAACTTTTTCCACAGGTTTGGCTCTCATGCTAACCAAGGCCCTCTGCACCTGGGGGGAATCTACTGCTGGAAAGCCATTTCAGAAGGTTTCAAAAGTGAGCACTTGGCTGATGTAAAgcagcaaacaaaagaaattttgGATATTTACATCAGGGGCAGCTATAGTGGCTTTGGAGTTAAAGTTGGTGCAAGTGTAAATATGGCAGACACACATTCAAAAAAAGCATCTTACAGTACAACTCATCAAAACTTTCAAACCAAGGTGCAACTATCTGTAGCCAAGATAGGTGGACCAGCAGAAGCAGATGGAATTGCCCAGTGGACAGCTGGTCTTGTAACTAGCAATCAAACCTGGTCTGTCATTGATAGGGGACTACAGTTGGTACCTATTTGGGACATCATCCTGTCTAGTCACAGAACTGATTTTAAGAATGCTCTTCAAGTGGCTAACTGCCTAAAAGACAACTACACTGCTCTGACTGGACTCCCTGCCCAGATTCAAGAAGGGGAAGAATTTCTTACTGCTAAAAAAGAAGCTAAGCTTTTCCTAGAGGACATAAAATGCTGGGAGGTTTCTGATCCTGAAGAACAGCTTAGTAAGTTAGTAGATTTTATGCAAACATTGagtcaaaaaataaaaggttatAACATTTGGATTAACACATGCCTCACAGATTGGGATCTGCAGAATTTTCTAATAAATACTGTAAAGTTCTGCAAAACTTCACCCACTTATAAAACTCAATTTATTAAATCTCAGTTGTGCAGCCTTCTAGAACCTCATGTCTATAAAGTGACAAACTTTCCTCAGGCACAATCCATCATACAGTGGATCAATCAGTCAGAGTCTGGGGAAGAACAAGTCAAAATCACCTCATTTTCTGAATTCATTAAGACCttaaagaaaacccacaaatacCTGATGGAAGTGAATTTCAAAAATGAGGCCCCAGAAAcagtggaagaagcagaaagaacagctACATATGAGGTCACcacagctctcagctccttcttgaCATAcctcagagaaacagaacagcCAGACATGCAGCTGCTGCTACTTTCCATTGCAGTTGGTGCAGGCTATCAGTTGGTAAACAGTATTTTTCAGCATCTTCTGGGGTGTGATGAGTTAAACTTCCTCTTGGATCAAATGCAAAGTAACCAACACAAATACCAAGAGCTTAAGAATATTTGCAATTACAGAGCCCAGGCATTCCTGGTGCTCACAGCTCTAAGAACCACAGTTGAAATCACAGATATTTctacagaagagaaaagacaacGTTTGACATTAATTAAACAGCATATGGGGACACTGTTGTCTGAAGAAGTTGCACATGTTCTCACAAAACATGGAGAACATCATGACTGGGAAAGTCTGGAGAATGATTTGAGACTACTCATTGAGGGGGACTATAAAGCCACCACCCATTCCTTACAAATGGATGAGGTAAAAAAACAATTGCAAAGTCTCTGCCATGAAAAGAAACAGACCTATAAACAACaatgtaatgaaaacaaaacaaaggaaatgataGAAAATAGGCCTTTCCTGGACTTACTCCAACGTCTAGGCCTAGACAATTACTATCCAAAAAGGATGAGCAGAGCTGACTTCCATCTGATCTATAAGACTTCTGTGTACAATTCACAGCCAAGGTCTGAAAAGGAGCTTCCATTCTATTTCCTACAAAAGCTACTGATGTTGGATTATGGGTTAAGACATCTTGTTTTAAATGATGATGAAAGCATAAAAAAACAGATCTCCATAGGTTCCTCCAatcatgaaaatgaagattttgatCCATATGGGGATGTCATTAAAGACAATGACAGTTCTAGCTATCCTTCAGCCACTGAGTCCTGGCCCCACATTCACCCAATGGATATCCAGATGGCCATTTTTCACTGTGCAGATGATCTTACCAGGCAATATATTTTATCCAAACTTTCCATTTGTCAATATTCACTCCCTCTTGTAGTACCAAATCCCAACACTTCTCAGGTTGAATTTTGTCTCTGGTCTCTCAGACAAATTAGGAAAAGTTGGCAAAATGCAAGTAAATCTCCACAGGACAAGAGCTACAGTCACAGAAATCAGCAGATGTGTCGTGTCTCTACCCCCATTGTGTCCTTCATTAGAGTTGGAAATGGCCTCTCTGCTTCCAAATCTCAGATCATGAACTCTCTTCTCAGTAAACGTAAACATGATGTGTTTTTTCACAGACACTGCAGAGGAAGCAACAAACACTGTGTCCTGATGGGGGGAGTTGTGGAAATCTGCTGGTTCTGTCCAGCCGGCCAAGGTGAGGACATGTTTGACAAGTGTCTGATGTTCACCAATCTTCATGGAGATGCCAAGGAACATAGCCAACAACTCAGCTTCCTCCAAGATGTCTCTTCTCTCATTGTGATCCTCATGTCAGCTTCtgataacaataaagaaaatcaaaagcttGTCAGACACCTCTGTCAGTCATCAACACCTTTAATCTGCTTGATTGATGACAAAGAAAAGGCCATAGCAAATACTTCTGGTAAAAGAATGAGAATTGGCATCAAGAATAGAAATGAGGCAGAATTAACAGAGGAGCTCACCAATGCCATCAAACATTTTCTAGTGCTCTCTAACACTGCTCTCAGTTTAGAGGACTGTTCACAGACAGCTCGAGAACAAGGATTCCTTATTGATGAAGACCAGAGAGACTgcaaggaagccaaagaaaaggcacagaCTATAATGGCCCTCCTGGAGGAATACAAGTTATCtcagacaaaagaaaatttactacCCCTTCAAGGACAACTTTGGCACCTTTGGTGTAAGAAAGATAAAGAATTCTATCATCTGAGAGAAAAGGGGAATCGAAGCATCGAACAACACAAGAGTGAGATtgaaacagagaaaagaataatTCGACGTCAGCAGTTGGAAAAAGCCTTTCCTCTCAATGATTTAATGCGCTCTGTTCTTGAACTCCTCCAAGACTACTCAGAAACCCATAACAAACTCTACTTTTTGCAGTGGCTGACTCTGTTTTTTGACAATCTGACTATAGAACACCTGGAGAAGTTACACGAAAAGCAGAGATCTTTGTGGTTAACAgtacaaacagaaaagcaaaaagcaCAGAAGAGCAACTCCCTGACACTCTGGCAGAAGCAGATAGAAGCCATCTCCATAGAAATTCATGACTGTACTTTAGGAATTGAGCACCTTCTCCGAGAAGTTGGCCAGATCTATGAAGCTCTGGAAGAAACTTCCTCCTCTAGAGATAGcctttttctctgcctccctcaaaTTGCTGCAGACCTGATGATAGCTGGTGTTCCCATTGAGCTGATGGATGGGGATGCTTCATATGTGCCTCTAAAGTGGGTAGCAGCTATTTTTGACAAGATCTCAGAGAAAGTTGGAGACAAAAGGCTGTTTGTTCTCTCTATCCTTGGcctgcagagctcagggaagTCTACCCTACTGAATGCCCTGTTTGGCCTACAGTTCACAGTCAGTGCAGGCAGGTGTACCAAGGGTGCCTACATGCAGCTCCTGAAGGTGGAAGAGATATTCACAGAAGAACTTGGCTTTGATTATGTGCTTGTTGTAGACACAGAAGGACTTCGAGCTCCAGAACTCAACAACAAATCCCAGAATTGGGACAATGAGTTGGCAACCTTTGTGATTGGCCTTGGAAACTTAACTCTGATCAATATTTTTGGGGAGAATCCCTCAGAGATGCAAGACATCCTACAAATAGCTGTACAAGCCTTTCTAAGAATGAAACAAGTGAAAATCTCCCCCAGTTGCCTCTTTATCCATCAAAATGTGGGAGAAGTTACAGCTAAAGACCAAAATATGGAAGGACGGAGGTgtttagagcagagactggaTGAAATGGCAGTAACAGCAGCAGAACAAGAAGAATGCTCAAATGTATCCCACTTCAATGATGTCATTAAGTTTGATGTCAATAATCATGTCTACTACTTTGCTCACCTCTGGGATGGCAATCCTCCAATGGCCCCTCCCAATCCTCGTTATAGTCACAATGTTCAGGAACTAAAGAATAGAATTATTTTGACTGCCAAACAGGAACCCAGAGGTAGTATCATGAGGATATCAGATGTCAAATTTCGAGTTCAAGATTTGTGGAAAGCCCTTGTCaatgaaaactttattttcagCTTCAGGAACACCAGAGAGATCATGGCCATGAGCAAGCTGGAAACAATGTATAACCACTGGACCTGGGAGCTGAGGAGTCACATGCTGGACTTTCAAAACCAGCTAGTCAATCAGATTCAGAACGGGAAAGTTCAAGCACTCAAAACAAGCATATTTGAGGCTCCAGTCACAGAAAAGTATATAGCAATTAAGCAAGAACTTGAAAAATACTTCAGTGAAGACCCAGACAATGAAATACTGGTTCAATGGAaatcaaattttgaaaataagctAACAATCCTTAAAGAGGCACTGATTTCAGACACCAGAAGGAAAGCCAATGaacttattcatttaaaaaagaatcaagaaaggCTGGATAAAAAAAAGTCAAGTTATGAAAATGAATTGTTGGAAAGAAGCAGAAAGTTGGCTTTAACTGTAAAAGGTAAAGAATTAAATGAAGAAGAGTTATATGAAAAATTCAATCCACTTTGGAAAAAATGGGTCTGTGATGTGTCCTTAGATCTTCCTCCAGTCATAGAACCTGACATTGACACAGATTCTGAAAACATCCTCTGGGAGTATTTCCAAAAGGAGATAAACATGGTGGACATACTAATGAGATATTCTGAAgacaaatttcaaataaattatgatgagcatgtaaaaatgaataagaagTATAACTTCATGACTCGGACATTAAAGGTCTGTGATAGGGAATCCATTAATATGACCACTGAAAATATTATTACAAGATTTAATAAAACTATCAACAATATTCATAAGCAACAGGGTGATTATAATATAAGTTATTTCCATGAAATCCTGAGAATAATAGAAGAAGAAGTAAAAGCTGCACATACTGAGGAAAGATATACATTTACAAGCAAATACTTCATTGACTTATCCTTGTGCTTATTCCAAAGAGCATCTAAGAGTTTTAAGGAAATGCACAAGGCATTCAAGAGAGCAAATGACCCTGTGAACTAtctggagaggaagaaagatgatttCTTTATGAGTTTTAAGATCTCCTGCCAAGGTGCCACCTCCATTAAaacatttgttgattttctttggCACAAGCTCACCCCTGCTATCTCTGCCACCATAAGGGGGAAAATGGTCATTAAAATTGCTGGAGACATGCGATCTAGCTGCCCTGAATTCAATGGAAATAGGACTAACTTAGAGAAGCATATTCTCATTTCTCTggcagaagaagaaaattttGATAATTACTGGCAGTACCTTCATCATACAAAATCTTTTTTTAGCAGATATATTGAAAACCATATTAAACAATACTGTTTAGATGaaggaagtaaaaaaataaagacttttttaaaaataagtttaggTGACATCAAGAATGCCATCCTGTCTGCCATTCATGAATCCACAGCAGTAGCTAAAGATAAAGGCAGCACTGCATCTGGCTGGCTGGATTTGTTCTGTGACCACTTAGGGAGCAACCTAATCTTCCCAAGGAGAGACCTGGTAAGCATTGAGCACCAAGAGATAACAGATACTGAGTTTCTTAAAGAAGCCATGAGCAAAGCTTTGGATCCTGCAATGAGGAAAGTAGAAGAGGATTGTTCAGGTAAGCCCATGGATGAAATTATTCCTGACATTGAGAAAATTCTCTCTGAAcatctctgtggctgctggaaacAGTGTCCTTTGTGTAATGCAATTTGTACAAACACCATTCCCCAGCATGAAGGAGACCACAGTGTGCCATTTCACCGTCCTCAGGCTGTCAGTGGTTGGCATAAGCATAAAACAGACCACTTTGTCATTGATTGTTGTACCAGTTCAGTAGCAAGTGACCGCTTCATGCTTTTGGGAAATAACCGGGAAATCCCATATAAGAACTACCGACAGGCAGGAGGGGATTATGCCACGTGGAGCATCACCCCAGATTTATCCACCCAGTCATACTGGAAATGGTTTGTCTCACACTTCAGATCAAAACTAGAGGAAAAATaccagaaaaaatttaaagatacagGTGAAATTCCAGAAGCATGGGCCAAAATCACAAAGGAGGATGTGCTCAATGacttgaaagaacaataa